One genomic segment of Kocuria rhizophila DC2201 includes these proteins:
- a CDS encoding cytidine deaminase: protein MTENQHTVDEATWQRLQRAATDALAHSYSPYSNFPVGAAALVDDGRTVTGANIENASYGITLCAECSLVSALHMSGGGKLTAFVCVDGHGEVLMPCGRCRQLLYEHRAPGMQLLTVSGVRTMDRVLPDAFGPENL from the coding sequence ATGACCGAGAACCAGCACACCGTGGACGAAGCCACCTGGCAGCGGCTACAGCGGGCCGCGACGGACGCGCTCGCGCACTCGTACTCGCCCTACTCGAACTTCCCCGTGGGTGCCGCGGCCCTCGTGGACGACGGGCGCACGGTGACCGGGGCGAACATCGAGAACGCCTCCTACGGGATCACCCTGTGCGCCGAGTGCTCCCTGGTCAGCGCGCTGCACATGTCCGGCGGCGGCAAGCTCACGGCGTTCGTGTGCGTGGACGGCCACGGGGAGGTGCTCATGCCGTGCGGGCGCTGCCGCCAGCTGCTCTACGAGCACCGGGCCCCGGGCATGCAGCTGCTCACCGTGAGCGGTGTGCGCACCATGGACCGGGTGCTGCCGGACGCGTTCGGCCCCGAGAACCTCTAG